The following are from one region of the Gossypium hirsutum isolate 1008001.06 chromosome D03, Gossypium_hirsutum_v2.1, whole genome shotgun sequence genome:
- the LOC107950167 gene encoding fasciclin-like arabinogalactan protein 4 precursor — translation MTVSFFISHITPLTFFCFLLLSSSTAADLNITSILSSFQNLTSFSSLLTSSSVASDLTRRQDPITLLAVPNSYLSIPPASDLTRRLPPSSLGDILRYHVLLHYFSWTDLLQIPPSGVIVTTLLQTTSRAPANFGAVNITRNPLTNSITIQSPVTFSPSNATVLSVIKTLPYNITILAVDSLLVPYDFNLMTSETRPPLGLNITKALIDGHNFNVAAAMLSASGVVDEFEADEGGAGITLFVPTDGAFGDLPGNVRLQSLPADKKSVVLKFHVLHSYYPLGSLESIVNPVQPTLATEDNGAGSFTLNISRVNGSVAIDTGIVQASVTQTVFDQNPVAIFGVSKVLLPREVFGKDSAGAMAKPGNPVVGTNVQPPETSPSPENSPWLSGPASSPSGFHEDMKSNGERFRLQSCIVALCCIGLYLLV, via the coding sequence ATGACAGTTTCATTCTTTATTTCCCATATTACCCCTCTCACATTCTTTTGTTTCCTCCTCCTATCCTCCTCCACCGCCGCTGATCTCAACATAACCTCCATCCTCTCCTCCTTCCAAAACCTAACCTCCTTCTCCTCCCTCCTCACCTCCTCATCAGTCGCCTCTGACCTCACGCGTCGCCAAGACCCCATCACTTTACTCGCCGTCCCCAACTCTTACCTCTCCATTCCTCCTGCTTCCGACCTCACGCGCCGCCTCCCACCGTCCTCACTCGGCGACATCCTCCGCTACCACGTCCTCCTACATTATTTCTCCTGGACCGACCTCCTCCAGATCCCGCCGTCCGGCGTCATCGTAACCACCCTCCTCCAAACAACTAGCCGGGCCCCTGCCAACTTCGGCGCCGTCAACATCACGCGCAACCCGTTAACTAACTCCATTACGATCCAATCACCGGTCACTTTCTCCCCTTCAAACGCCACCGTTTTGTCCGTGATCAAGACGCTGCCGTACAACATCACGATCCTCGCCGTTGATTCCCTCCTCGTTCCGTATGACTTCAATTTAATGACTTCAGAAACCCGCCCTCCCCTGGGCCTCAACATTACCAAAGCCTTAATCGACGGCCACAATTTCAACGTTGCCGCCGCAATGTTATCCGCCTCCGGTGTCGTCGATGAATTCGAAGCCGACGAAGGCGGCGCCGGGATCACACTCTTCGTCCCCACCGACGGCGCTTTCGGCGATCTGCCGGGAAACGTGAGATTACAGTCTCTTCCGGCGGATAAGAAATCGGTGGTTCTAAAATTCCACGTGCTTCATTCATATTATCCTTTGGGTTCGCTCGAGTCGATCGTGAACCCGGTTCAACCCACGCTGGCGACGGAGGATAACGGCGCCGGCAGCTTCACTCTCAACATTTCTCGAGTCAACGGATCCGTTGCGATCGATACGGGGATTGTTCAAGCGTCGGTTACCCAAACAGTTTTCGACCAAAACCCCGTCGCCATTTTTGGGGTTTCCAAGGTTTTATTGCCTAGAGAGGTTTTCGGGAAAGATTCAGCCGGGGCAATGGCGAAGCCGGGGAATCCTGTGGTGGGGACGAACGTTCAGCCGCCGGAAACATCCCCGTCCCCGGAGAATTCACCTTGGTTAAGCGGTCCAGCTTCATCCCCGTCGGGTTTTCACGAAGATATGAAATCTAACGGTGAGAGATTCCGATTGCAAAGCTGCATTGTTGCTCTATGTTGTATAGGATTGTATCTACTGGTATGA